The following proteins come from a genomic window of Gimesia chilikensis:
- a CDS encoding DUF1559 domain-containing protein, whose translation MRELVSDSKHSSRKGFTLIELLVVMAIIAILAAMLLPAIQRAREAARRTQCINNLKQVALATMNYESSFRSFPSGWIEAMPVDSNGNQLPGPANANVAFAENVVIPVDTHTTDSNGNKVPVTQWSLTEWELSPWWGWQALILSDMNATTVNIDYNLGKFEQDSKVASTVPIESYICPSASLPSNRPRDLGYCNYRGVGGLLTGYSTVDPFSAQFRGGVFGPNSATKVRDMQDGESNTLLFGEAAFGFWADSHSSVSGAVFDPNADPSTNPPIFHEGTNFDGPPHMSQTIHLTFGSWHDDVVHFALADGSARGMAKNIDARVFLALCTRNGNERVTAEW comes from the coding sequence ATGCGCGAACTCGTTTCAGATTCCAAACATTCATCCCGCAAGGGGTTTACGCTGATTGAGCTGCTCGTCGTGATGGCAATCATTGCGATCCTGGCTGCCATGCTGCTGCCTGCGATTCAACGGGCCCGCGAGGCGGCACGTCGTACACAGTGCATCAACAATCTGAAACAGGTCGCCCTGGCCACAATGAACTATGAAAGTTCGTTTCGCTCGTTCCCTTCCGGCTGGATTGAAGCGATGCCCGTCGATTCGAATGGAAATCAGCTGCCTGGTCCAGCAAATGCCAATGTGGCTTTCGCCGAAAATGTGGTAATTCCAGTCGATACTCATACTACGGATTCCAACGGTAATAAAGTGCCCGTGACCCAGTGGAGCCTGACCGAATGGGAGCTCTCCCCCTGGTGGGGCTGGCAGGCTCTGATCCTGTCCGATATGAATGCTACGACAGTGAATATCGATTATAATCTTGGCAAATTCGAACAAGACAGCAAAGTGGCGAGCACGGTTCCCATTGAAAGTTACATCTGTCCCAGTGCTTCCCTCCCCTCGAATCGTCCCCGGGACCTGGGGTATTGCAACTATCGTGGTGTCGGTGGACTGCTGACCGGCTATTCTACGGTCGATCCCTTTAGTGCCCAGTTTCGGGGTGGTGTTTTCGGTCCGAATAGCGCGACCAAAGTACGCGATATGCAGGATGGCGAATCCAATACGCTGCTCTTCGGCGAAGCGGCCTTTGGCTTCTGGGCGGACAGCCATAGCTCCGTCTCGGGAGCCGTCTTCGACCCCAACGCCGATCCCAGTACCAATCCGCCCATTTTCCACGAAGGGACCAACTTTGACGGTCCACCCCATATGAGCCAGACAATCCACCTCACCTTTGGATCGTGGCATGATGACGTCGTTCACTTCGCACTCGCTGATGGCTCTGCCCGCGGGATGGCGAAAAATATCGATGCCCGGGTGTTCCTGGCGCTCTGTACCC